Genomic window (Streptosporangium brasiliense):
CGACCTTGCCGGAGGGGATCTGGTAGACCGCGTAGGAGCGGGCCCCGGCGGAGGACTTCCAGCTGAGCTCGGTGCCCTGGAGCCTTACCTCGGCGGGCTGGGCGGGGGCCTGGCCGCCGAGGTCCTTCATCAGGGGCAGCAGCGCCGGGTGGGAGTAGTGGCTCTTGACGATCCGGTCCAGCACGCCCAGCGGGTTGGTCAGCAGTTGCTTGGCGTTGAAGTAGATGTCGCCCTCGACCTGCTTGTGCTTGCGGTTCTGCGTGAGGTGGGAGGGCAGCTCGCCGGGGTCGGTCCAGGCGGGGGTGTCGGTGCTGCCCACCCGGTAGAGGGCCTGGCCGATGTAGAGCTGCACGCCGGTGCCCTTGACCTCCTTGGCCCACCACGGCATCAGCACGTCGTAGTCGGCGGCCTTGAACCCGCGCGGCCAGTAGAGCTGCGGCGCCACGTAGTCGACGGTGCCCTTGCGGATCCAGTGCCGGGCGTCGGCGTAGATGGCGTCGTAGGCGGACATGCCGCCGGTGGCCGAGCCGGTGGGGTCCTCGGACTTGTTGCGCCAGATCCCGAACGGGCTGATGCCGAACTTCACGTACTGCTTGGTCTCGTGCACGGCCTTGTCGACCTGGGCGATCAGCTTGTTGACGTTGCCGCGCCGCCAGTCGGCCAGGCTCTCGCCCTTGCCGTACTTGCGGTAGGCGGCGCCGTCGGCGAACTGCGCGCTCCCGGCCGGGTAGGGGTAGAAGTAGTCGTCGAAGTGGACGCCGTCGACGTCGTAGCGCTGGACGACGTCCTTGACGACCGCGGTGACGTGGTCGCGGACCGCGGGCAGGCCCGGGTTGTAGTAGACCAGGCCCGCGTGCTTGACGATCCAGTCGGGGTGGACGCGGGCCGGGTGGCCAGCCGGGAGCTTGTTCACCTCGCCGTCGTAGGAGGCG
Coding sequences:
- a CDS encoding glycoside hydrolase family 10 protein; amino-acid sequence: MRTGRPLLAAAVLAVATTGAAYAFGPDAAVTKPTAHKRVPAATAAPSDRAATAAPASCKPRAAYPKRQLRGVWIATVKNIDWPSRTGLSVAKQQAEYTRILDSAVKRRLNAVFVQVRPASDAVYKSALEPWSQYLTGRAGKDPGWDPLPFLVAEAHKRGLEFHAWFNPYRASYDGEVNKLPAGHPARVHPDWIVKHAGLVYYNPGLPAVRDHVTAVVKDVVQRYDVDGVHFDDYFYPYPAGSAQFADGAAYRKYGKGESLADWRRGNVNKLIAQVDKAVHETKQYVKFGISPFGIWRNKSEDPTGSATGGMSAYDAIYADARHWIRKGTVDYVAPQLYWPRGFKAADYDVLMPWWAKEVKGTGVQLYIGQALYRVGSTDTPAWTDPGELPSHLTQNRKHKQVEGDIYFNAKQLLTNPLGVLDRIVKSHYSHPALLPLMKDLGGQAPAQPAEVRLQGTELSWKSSAGARSYAVYQIPSGKVGECATADARNLVAVVPAAGGERQTFAAAGGGAYLVTSLDRLHNESAPVKAAP